The window tCCGGTTAAAGCTAACTTACAAATCTTCGTCCCATGCCCAATAAAAATCTGGGAatcaaagcagaaaaaaaataactgaaGAGGAGAGAGTCATAGAGAGTAACATACGGATTTGATCTCTTTAAATTGTTATCCCGAAGAAGGCAACAGTTACagattaaaagttaaaaaaaaaaaaaaaaacgaagaagaagaaacggaaACTAGAAATCAAACATTgatattaagttattaacttACCAGAGCGACGTTTGAAGTAATTTCCCGGTGAActtataaaatttggaaaattctCTGAAATTTTAATGGCGGAGTCAAAAAATACGTTTTCGTCAAGCGTCAAGCTTGGCATGGCGCTGCTTAATGGAGACTCTCTCATGGTAGTTTCTACGAAATTGTGAGGTTTTGCAATAGGACAAACGAGAgggaatttaaaaaaaaaaaaaaaacatttttcgaTTAATTTGAAAAGTCAACCTATAGGTATCAGCCGAAATTTAATGGGCCTATTTTTTATAAAAGCCTATTAAGCCCAATTCGTTATTCAAATCGTACATACCGGCTTTAACTAAACTCTCCAGTGtccccttttttttgttgttgttataactgttcttcttcatcttcttctcctcatagTAGTAGCTCTCACAATCGGAAGACGTCGTCAGTGTTCACCGTCGGTGGGTGTAATCTTCTGCAGGGAAAGGTTAGTTATCTCTCTCTTGGCGTTCACATGTCCTTCATCTCTCTTTTCGCTTGGTTTCTTTCCAAAACGAGTTTTGTATGAAGATCTCTTAGTGAATGTTGTGATCTCTCATAAAAATATGATCGAAATTAGAACCCGTAGGTATTTGGTTCACAAGTACTAATCCTGATGCGTATTTGTTATTCTCAGAGTCGTTCATTCTGTTATAGAATGTCAGATTCAAAGTCTCGAGACGGTGACATGACTAAGAACTCaaagagaagaattcttgataCAGACGAAGTTGCAGGTTCCAAAAACGAAAGCTCCAGACTAGAGAACCTAAAGAAAAAGGACAAGAAACAAACATCGAGGAAGCTTGATCTTGATGCTGACGAAGATGCAGGTTCCAAAAACGAAAGCTCCAGACTAGATAACCTAAAGAAGAAGGACAAGAAACAAACATCGAGGAAGCTTGATCTTTATACTGACTTTGAGccaacagagaaagagaatgaTGCATTGCCCTTAGATTGTTCCATTTGCAAAAACCCATTCTTTGATCCTGTTGTCACCAGTTGCCAACATNNNNNNNNNNNNNNNNNNNNNNNNNNNNNNNNNNNNNNNNNNNNNNNNNNNNNNNNNNNNNNNNNNNNNNNNNNNNNNNNNNNNNNNNNNNNNNNNNNNNNNNNNNNNNNNNNNNNNNNNNNNNNNNNNNNNNNNNNNNNNNNNNNNNNNNNNNNNNNNNNNNNNNNNNNNNNNNNNNNNNNNNNNNNNNNNNNNNNNNNNNNNNNNNNNNNNNNNNNNNNNNNNNNNNNNNNNNNNNNNNNNNNNNNNNNNNNNNNNNNNNNNNNNNNNNNNNNNNNNNNNNNNNNNNNNNNNNNNNNNNNNNNNNNNNNNNNNNNNNNNNNNNNNNNNNNNNNNNNNNNNNNNNNNNNNNNNNNNNNNNNNNNNNNNNNNNNNNNNNNNNNNNNNNNNNNNNNNNNNNNNNNNNNNNNNNNNNNNNNNNNNNNNNNNNNNNNNNNNNNNNNNNNNNNNNNNNNNNNNNNNNNNNNNNNNNNNNNNNNNNNNNNNNNNNNNNNNNNNNNNNNNNNNNNNNNNNNNNNNNNNNNNNNNNNNNNNNNNNNNNNNNNNNNNNNNNNNNNNNNNNNNNNNNNNNNNNNNNNNGTTGGTGGTGATTTCTCTGTAGCTATGGTGAAGGAGGTTTCAGAGATGTTGAGGAAGGCATCGGTGATGAATGATGACGCCAAGGGCGCAGCTGAAAGAGCGGTTAAAATGGTGGCAGAGATCGAAACAATGGTGAAAAAAATGGCGGCTATGGCAGAGATGGTGCAGGAAGCAGAGTACATGATGGAGACGGCTAAAGCAATTATGGCCAAGGCGTTTGCGGTGATGAGGACAGTGGCGTGGGACGTCTAAAATTGGTAGAAAGCAGTCACAACACACAAAGAGAAACATTCTTTTGCTGGCTaattgtttcaactttcaatcaTCGATAGCTTTTTCAAGAGTGTATAGAAATTGGCTCTCGTTGATTTGACTCGGTTACACAGCTTTTAATTTTGCCTGTGATTTTATTACGGTGCCATCATGCTGACACCAGCTATAGTTACAAATAAGATTCTCAAAAGATTCTTCTTTCCATCTACTTTTTAGGGAACTAGGGAAGATGACGATAATAATACACATCATTGGTGTCATAATAAATTGGGAagcttttagagagagagatatacacGTGCTTAAAGTCAATAGCTGATCCAAAAAGTTAGACAACAAAAACCAATAAACAAATGACACGTAAGTCTATTTAAGGATTTTGTCGGTTTATCGTAAATCCGTTGGTGGAATTAATATTCGTCGGTGGGGTTCGTTGATTTTTTTACCTAACCAAccaacccaaaaacaaaaaaagaatcaaagctTTTCTGACCctatttgtttctattttatcCATTCCCAAATAGATTCCtcaaaagggaaagaagaaacgAAAGAAGAATAGAGAGATGGAGATCATCGGAGGAGACGACGATTCAGCGATGTACGGAGCTCTCGTGACGGCGCAGTCCTTACGGTTGCATCATCGTCACCACTGCAGAGAGGATCAGTGTACCTCTGTTCTCGTCAAGTACATTAAAGCTCCTGTTCATCTCGTACGCTCTCTTCTATTCTCTcaccttctctctgttttagcctttcctgatctttctttttttgtctgtaCATTTCagagattttatatatatatattaatatatatatatatatatatatatatagcttccgATTGCTGTTTACTTCTTGTTCGTCTCTCTTAGTCTTCAAGCTAACGATGGTGTATATAAATGACTCAGGTTTGGTCACTTGTGCGGAGATTTGATCAGCCGCAGAAATACAAACCATTTATAAGCAGATGCACTGTTCATGGTGATCCTGAAATCGGTAGTCTCAGAGAAGTAGATGTCAGATCTGGTCTTCCTGCGACCACCAGTACCGAGAGATTGGAACAGCTTGATGATGAAGAGCACATCCTCGGTATCAACATCATTGGTGGTGATCACAGACTTAAGGTGAATATATCCCCATCCCCACAATCTCATTGCCTATTTACAGATTCAGAAATTCttataatgtttctttttcGAACAGAACTACTCTTCGATCTTGACTGTACATCCTCAGATGATCGATGGGAGGTCAGGAACTATGGTGATTGAATCTTTTGTTGTGGATGTTCCTCAAGGCAACACCAAAGATGATACATGTTACTTTGTGGAATCACTCATAAAGTGTAACCTCAAATCCTTGGCTTGTGCCTCTGAAAGATTGGCTGCTCAAGACATAACCAATTCCGTCGCCACATTCTGAAATATTTCCAACGGATACATCATACAGTAACCATTGAAGATATACGGAGAGAAGAATCATACAGCTACCTTTGAAGATATGGCTCCATCTGTCGCACTTACAATCTCAGTGAAGGGAAGAAATATTCAGTGTGTTTAGAACCTACCATTCTGAGATTATTTAGTCTGGTCACATATATAGAAGCCCACGTAGTCTCGCTTCTTTGATCAGATCACCTCCATAAGCTATTTTCGAGCATGTGGTAAAAGTTTTGATGTAATTTGTTGTCTGTTGTCTGTTGGACAGTGTCTGTATTTACGCACCACTTGTAAGAAATAACAGGGCTAGTGTATCTATACTATCACCAAGAGTCGTTGCAGGAACATTTTCCGTCTCTGAAATGATGAACTCGAGCCCCCTCTTGTAAAACAATTTCACGGTTTCTCAAAACCGACATGTATTTGGCTACAGTGTGGCAATCCGAacatatatttgtgtttttgacCACTCTTATAGGAGCTATGCCTTTTTGCTTGATGAGGCCATAGGTCATTGCTAACTTCTCTGTATGTCCCATTAGcagcttctctttctctgattCACTTACGTCTTGGTGCATACAGCTTGTGTCTGGCACATAACCTGATTTCTTCATCTCAGAAACTAATTTGTACAGCTCAAAGTATACCTCACCTTCG is drawn from Camelina sativa cultivar DH55 chromosome 8, Cs, whole genome shotgun sequence and contains these coding sequences:
- the LOC104707986 gene encoding abscisic acid receptor PYL7-like; translation: MEIIGGDDDSAMYGALVTAQSLRLHHRHHCREDQCTSVLVKYIKAPVHLVWSLVRRFDQPQKYKPFISRCTVHGDPEIGSLREVDVRSGLPATTSTERLEQLDDEEHILGINIIGGDHRLKNYSSILTVHPQMIDGRSGTMVIESFVVDVPQGNTKDDTCYFVESLIKCNLKSLACASERLAAQDITNSVATF